A single window of Scylla paramamosain isolate STU-SP2022 chromosome 41, ASM3559412v1, whole genome shotgun sequence DNA harbors:
- the LOC135092974 gene encoding uncharacterized protein LOC135092974, whose amino-acid sequence MPSISIVDLGGLGLASLPAQPSEEEWQRVGKEIRSAFKDIGFVYLSNHGIPQGVIDEVFDVAGEFFRLGDATKRRYLRGVQNIQGYTAPNQERLTEAKGVQELRESFDIHTPDGAFPDQELATLRPAARTLFEKCSVLTFRILTAMAIALGECRDVAGFGRCWGVVLGGVTRCGAHTDYGTVTLLFQDAAGGLEVCRGGAWVSALPIPGTILVNAGDILQFWTGDVFMGHGGMLAVIIFSSSSSSSSSSSSLSWSSFFFFSAVNSNVVVVVVVVVVVTLIIAIIFSTCFLSFFFFFFFLVFYLFSSFPLSFNLSFILCHHHHHHHPSLLQEHRVLLTESRSKARQSVVFFVHPDGDVVIEPLDGSGRYMPVEAKQHAIKRFSETYNL is encoded by the exons atgccGTCAATCTCCATAGTTGATTTGGGAGGGTtag gtctGGCCAGCCTCCCTGCCCAGCCCAGCGAGGAGGAGTGGCAGAGAGTCGGGAAGGAGATAAGATCCGCCTTCAAAGACATTGGTTTTGTGTATCTGTCCAACCACGGCATTCCTCAAGGCGTG aTTGACGAGGTATTCGACGTGGCGGGGGAGTTCTTCCGCCTGGGGGACGCGACGAAGAGGCGGTACCTTCGCGGCGTACAGAACATCCAAGGGTACACGGCGCCCAACCAGGAGAG aCTGACGGAGGCGAAGGGCGTGCAGGAACTGAGGGAAAGCTTCGACATCCACACCCCAGACGGCGCCTTCCCAGACCAGGAGCTCGCCACCCTCCGCCCCGCCGCCAGGACCCTGTTTGAGAAGTGCAGTGTCCTTACCTTCAGGATCCTTACTGCTATGGCCATTGCTCTGGGTGAGTGTCGGGACGTGGCGGGCTTTGGGAGGTGCtggggtgttgtgtt GGGAGGGGTTACACGCTGCGGCGCCCACACTGACTACGGCACGGTCACCCTTCTCTTCCAGGACGCTGCGGGAGGcctagaggtgtgt cggggcggggcgtgggTGAGTGCCCTACCCATCCCTGGCACTATATTGGTCAACGCCGGGGACATCTTACAGTTTTGGACCGGGGACGTCTTCATGGGCCACG gagggatgcTGGCTGTgattatcttctcctcctcctcctcctcctcctcctcctcctcctccttgtcttggtcatcatttttcttcttctctgctgTGAAttctaatgtagtagtagtagtagtagtagtagtagtagtaacgttgataatagcaataattttttctacttgttttctttctttcttcttcttcttcttctttcttgttttttacttattttcttcttttcccctctcatttAATTTATCCTTTATactctgtcatcaccaccaccaccaccacccttcccttcttcaggAGCACCGCGTCCTTCTCACTGAGTCGAGGAGCAAGGCGCGCCAGTCCGTCGTGTTCTTCGTGCACCCTGACGGGGACGTGGTGATCGAGCCCCTGGACGGCTCTGGGAGGTACATGCCCGTAGAGGCCAAGCAGCACGCCATCAAGAGATTCTCAGAAACCTACAATCTATAA
- the LOC135093051 gene encoding uncharacterized protein LOC135093051 — MKLLRRWWTRAAVHSLRGHVVIVIVFLVFTLHVTTRREKPEENNKGRDLFPIDFEEPREELARSIPPPPDRPPAPFHALVLDPFDDWVEARGSNREFFLYSAYLDKRAATDQVIIVAIVKRRKSIRSCTVWSEGTTTEEKGRVKMIHENWNLPYTAALIICNIPKNSKPTHVALTSFPDTILVVQDMKARRNEGRMSVCVKPLHYEYDRALWLVEFIEFYKLMGVDRFIFYNHTMGPSIDAVVRHYMAENVVTLLPWTLPVTTQKDIRTEGIFAALNDCNLRSVNRFTFSAMVDFDEFLVPRKHDSLIELLDTYGTKDSNYVFQNVFFYLYWENDTTAVYDKLIQEGVSPVEGPAEPYLLTAFKTRRLKKPHKHGVRSKYIVRPERVLELGNHNVWEYIGRKAWKKVPPEDGLSHHYRICEYGGFDCLKQPNMVDRQTHTWLGEVYRSVLTQCAQIFQKEGFCPRAPPLGSPW, encoded by the exons ATGAAGTTACTCAGACGCTGGTGGACTCGGGCGGCGGTTCACAGCCTTCGAGGTCACGTGGTTATTGTTATCGTCTTCCTCGTATTTACCCTGCACGTCACTACAAGGAGAGAG AAACCAGAAGAGAATAACAAGGGGAGAGACTTGTTTCCAATTGACTTTGAGGAGCCGAGGGAGGAGCTGGCACGGTCTATTCCACCTCCACCTGACCGTCCCCCTGCACCCTTCCACGCACTTGTTCTGGACCCCTTCGATGACTGGGTGGAa gccaggGGTTCGAACCGTGAGTTTTTCCTGTACTCTGCTTATCTGGACAAGCGGGCAGCCACAGACCAAGTGATCATCGTGGCTATTGTCAAGAGAAGAaaatcg ATAAGATCATGCACGGTATGGAGCGAGGGGACCACCACAGAGGAGAAGGGCAGGGTCAAAATGATTCACGAGAACTGGAACCTCCCGTACACTGCAGCCCTGATTATCTGCAACATCCCTAAGAACTCGAAACCAACACATGTGGCTCTTACGTCCTTTCCTGACACGATACTGGTAGTGCAGGACATGAAGGCGAGGAGAAATGAAGGGCGTATGAGTGTCTGTGTGAAGCCCCTGCACTATGAATATGACAGGGCCCTATGGCTTGTGGAGTTCATTGAATTCTACAAGCTCATGGGAGTGGACAGGTTCATCTTCTACAACCACACGATGGGACCGAGTATAGACGCAGTGGTGAGGCACTACATGGCGGAAAACGTCGTGACCCTCCTGCCGTGGACTCTGCCGGTGACCACGCAGAAGGATATCAGGACGGAGGGGATCTTTGCGGCTCTCAACGATTGCAACCTTCGCTCTGTCAACAGGTTCACCTTCTCGGCAATGGTGGACTTCGATGAGTTTCTGGTGCCGAGGAAACACGACTCACTCATTGAGCTTCTGGACACGTACGGTACCAAGGACAGCAACTACGTATTCCAG AACGTCTTCTTCTACCTGTACTGGGAGAACGACACGACAGCTGTATACGACAAGTTGATCCAGGAAGGAGTGTCGCCAGTGGAAGGCCCCGCAGAGCCCTACCTCCTCACGGCTTTCAAGACACGCAGACTCAAGAAACCTCACAAGCATGGGGTGCGCTCCAAGTACATAGTGAGGCCTGAGAGGGTCCTGGAGCTCGGGAACCACAACGTTTGGGAGTACATAG GACGAAAGGCGTGGAAGAAGGTACCTCCTGAAGACGGCCTGTCCCACCACTACCGGATCTGCGAGTACGGGGGCTTTGACTGTTTGAAGCAACCCAACATG GTGGACCGACAGACGCACACCTGGCTGGGGGAGGTGTACCGGAGCGTATTGACTCAGTGTGCACAAATATTCCAAAAAGAGGGTTTCTGCCCCCGAGCCCCCCCTCTTGGGTCCCCgtggtga